A genomic stretch from Pseudomonas mendocina includes:
- a CDS encoding cysteine-rich CWC family protein, translated as MSKQPNNPAICPSCGKSNQCAQAGAEAPVSHCWCFDVTIDRQHLPVQTGDSVDLSCLCPACARGHKAADSDSQ; from the coding sequence GTGTCCAAACAGCCCAACAACCCAGCCATCTGCCCGAGCTGCGGCAAAAGCAACCAATGCGCCCAAGCAGGTGCAGAAGCGCCGGTCAGCCATTGTTGGTGTTTTGATGTGACCATCGACCGGCAGCACCTGCCCGTACAGACAGGCGATAGCGTTGATTTAAGTTGCCTCTGCCCCGCCTGCGCACGTGGGCATAAAGCTGCCGACAGCGACAGCCAGTAG
- the mmsB gene encoding 3-hydroxyisobutyrate dehydrogenase — translation MTHIAFIGLGHMGLPMARNLLKAGFAVKAFDLQKNAVEQLAAEGAIAASSAEDAAQGASAVVSMLPASRHVEGLYLGENGLFSKLAPGTLVLECSTIAPDAARHVHAAARERGIELLDAPVSGGTGGAAAGTLTFMIGGAASTLEKARKLFEAMGKNIFHAGPEGAGQVAKVCNNQVLAVQMIATSEAMAMGVANGLDPAVLAEIMRQSSGGNWTLEKYNPWPGVMPHAPASNNYSGGFMAELMTKDLGLAQEAAQASGNSTPMGALALQLYRLLIKQGKGKQDFSVVQQLFVE, via the coding sequence ATGACACACATCGCCTTTATCGGCCTCGGCCACATGGGCCTGCCTATGGCGCGCAACCTGCTCAAAGCAGGGTTTGCCGTTAAAGCTTTTGACCTGCAAAAAAACGCCGTTGAACAACTGGCCGCTGAAGGTGCCATTGCCGCCAGCAGCGCCGAGGATGCCGCACAAGGCGCCAGCGCGGTTGTCAGCATGCTGCCCGCCAGCCGCCATGTTGAGGGGCTCTACCTGGGTGAGAACGGCCTGTTCTCCAAACTGGCCCCCGGCACCTTGGTGCTGGAGTGCTCCACCATCGCGCCGGATGCCGCCCGCCATGTGCACGCAGCCGCCCGCGAACGCGGTATTGAGCTGCTGGATGCTCCTGTATCAGGCGGCACCGGCGGTGCAGCGGCCGGTACGCTGACCTTTATGATCGGCGGTGCAGCCAGCACCCTGGAAAAAGCCCGCAAGCTGTTCGAAGCCATGGGTAAAAACATCTTCCACGCAGGCCCGGAAGGTGCTGGCCAAGTCGCCAAAGTCTGCAACAACCAAGTGCTTGCCGTGCAGATGATCGCCACGTCTGAAGCCATGGCCATGGGCGTTGCCAATGGCTTGGACCCAGCCGTGCTGGCCGAGATCATGCGGCAAAGCTCCGGCGGCAACTGGACGCTGGAAAAATACAACCCGTGGCCCGGTGTCATGCCGCACGCCCCGGCATCCAACAACTACAGCGGCGGCTTTATGGCCGAACTGATGACCAAAGACCTCGGTCTGGCTCAGGAAGCCGCACAGGCCAGTGGCAACAGCACCCCAATGGGCGCCCTTGCCCTGCAGCTGTACCGCCTGCTGATCAAACAAGGCAAAGGCAAACAGGACTTCTCAGTCGTTCAACAGCTGTTTGTCGAATAA
- a CDS encoding LysR family transcriptional regulator, with product MSDLRQLRHFVALAEHGNFARAADAVHLSQPALSRSIQALESNLGCRLLDRNTRGISLTTHGELVLEHAQRLLAGNRELKNAVSQLDNLEAGELRLGSGPYPAARLIPNAIGRMAKRYPKVRITLQINNWLELRDQLLDNALELFVADSRELLNDPRLNVEPLRPYRGVIFCRPEHPLLRKPTPTLNDLFDYPMASTQLPQEVRQHLQTITARDEPLSIQCDNFMVLKTLVASSDVLSLAPWDVVAEDIQTGRLANLPLPEVMMGQSAYALITQAGRSLSPAAQAIRTEILRDEQLFSSLNDASPSP from the coding sequence ATGAGCGATCTTCGTCAGCTTCGCCACTTTGTTGCCCTTGCCGAGCATGGCAACTTCGCCCGTGCCGCCGATGCCGTGCACTTGAGCCAGCCCGCGCTCAGCCGCAGCATCCAAGCGCTGGAGAGCAACCTCGGCTGCCGCCTGCTAGACCGCAACACGCGGGGCATCAGCCTCACCACCCACGGTGAATTGGTGCTGGAACATGCCCAACGCTTGTTGGCGGGCAATCGCGAGCTAAAGAACGCCGTCAGCCAGCTCGACAACCTAGAAGCCGGTGAGCTGCGTTTAGGTTCGGGGCCTTACCCGGCGGCACGGCTGATCCCCAATGCCATCGGGCGCATGGCCAAGCGTTACCCAAAGGTGCGCATTACGTTGCAGATCAATAACTGGCTGGAGTTGCGCGACCAGTTACTGGACAACGCACTGGAACTGTTTGTGGCCGACAGCCGTGAATTGCTCAACGACCCGCGCCTGAACGTTGAACCCCTGCGCCCTTACCGTGGCGTGATTTTCTGCCGCCCGGAACACCCGCTGCTGAGAAAACCCACCCCCACGCTTAACGACCTGTTCGACTACCCCATGGCCAGCACCCAGCTGCCGCAGGAAGTGCGCCAACACCTGCAAACCATCACCGCACGGGACGAGCCGCTGAGCATTCAGTGCGACAACTTTATGGTGCTGAAAACCTTGGTCGCCAGCAGCGATGTACTGAGCTTGGCACCTTGGGATGTAGTAGCCGAAGACATACAGACAGGTCGCCTGGCTAACCTACCCTTACCCGAAGTGATGATGGGCCAATCCGCCTACGCCCTGATCACTCAGGCCGGGCGCAGCCTGTCACCGGCTGCGCAGGCGATCCGCACAGAAATCCTGCGCGACGAACAACTGTTCAGTAGCCTTAACGACGCGTCTCCCAGCCCCTGA
- a CDS encoding enoyl-CoA hydratase, producing the protein MSTALETYKTGVFDLTHKLTVEKHGHTALITINNPPANTWDRDSLIGLKQLMEHLNRDDDIYALVITGQGTKFFSAGADLNLFADGDKARAREMARRFGEAFEALRDFRGVSIAAINGYAMGGGLECALACDIRIAERQAQMALPEATVGLLPCAGGTQHLPWLVGEGWAKRMILCGERVDAETAQRIGLVEQVVDTGEARNHALLLAANVARQSPVAVRTIKPLIQGARERGPNSWLSEERERFVDLFDSADTREGVNAFLEKRDAKWNNK; encoded by the coding sequence GTGTTCGACCTGACCCACAAACTGACCGTAGAAAAACACGGCCACACAGCACTGATCACCATCAACAACCCGCCAGCCAACACTTGGGACCGCGACTCTCTGATCGGCCTCAAGCAGCTGATGGAACACCTTAACCGCGACGATGATATCTACGCGCTGGTGATCACCGGCCAAGGCACTAAATTCTTCAGCGCAGGCGCCGACCTCAACCTGTTTGCCGATGGCGACAAAGCCCGCGCCCGCGAAATGGCACGCCGCTTCGGTGAGGCTTTTGAAGCCCTACGCGATTTCCGTGGCGTCTCCATCGCCGCCATCAACGGCTACGCCATGGGCGGTGGCCTTGAGTGCGCACTGGCTTGCGACATCCGCATTGCCGAACGCCAGGCACAAATGGCCCTGCCAGAAGCCACCGTCGGCCTGCTGCCTTGCGCAGGCGGCACCCAACACCTGCCATGGCTGGTGGGCGAAGGTTGGGCTAAGCGCATGATCCTGTGTGGCGAACGCGTAGACGCCGAAACCGCGCAACGCATTGGTCTGGTTGAGCAAGTGGTCGACACCGGCGAAGCCCGTAATCACGCCCTGCTGCTGGCCGCCAACGTCGCGCGGCAAAGCCCGGTTGCCGTGCGCACCATCAAACCGCTGATTCAAGGTGCCCGCGAGCGCGGACCGAACTCCTGGCTGAGCGAAGAGCGTGAACGCTTTGTCGACCTTTTTGACTCTGCCGACACCCGCGAAGGCGTGAATGCGTTTCTGGAAAAACGCGACGCCAAGTGGAACAACAAATAA
- a CDS encoding AlpA family transcriptional regulator, translating to MSQTPVLPPNERRILRLEEVEAKSGFKRAHIYNLMKKRQFPQALRLGVRAVGWDSIEIDQWIDERVNNRA from the coding sequence ATGTCGCAAACACCTGTACTGCCGCCAAACGAGCGCCGCATCCTGCGCCTGGAAGAAGTCGAAGCGAAATCCGGTTTCAAGCGCGCCCACATCTACAACCTGATGAAGAAACGCCAGTTCCCGCAAGCGCTGCGTCTGGGCGTGCGCGCCGTGGGCTGGGACTCCATCGAAATCGATCAGTGGATCGACGAGCGCGTCAACAACCGGGCCTGA
- a CDS encoding alkyl sulfatase dimerization domain-containing protein, giving the protein MISISRLAVAVLSFSCALGAHAALPDEQIKPSIHPELAAHGKLFAPHVYKVADSVYSAVGWQLGNVVMIEAPEGLIIVDTGESVSESRRIMAEFRKLTDKPVKAVVYTHFHPDHINGVKAFVTEEQVKSGEVEIIAHDTLLQNVVAQGALVGPILSVRSGYSFGVALPGADHEQMNSGIGPLGKAEASSFIAPTRTFKDRLDTTIAGLDLQFLHVPSEAPDEIVVYLPGNRVLVSAEVIQGPTLPNIHTLRGTRFRDPVLWVESIDKLRDFKAEHMVPLHGRPVSGAEKVEEVLRMSRDGIAYIHDQSVRWMNKGLTPDELVEKVKLPPHLAGYTPYLREYYGTVKHSVRQIYNGYLGWFQGDPVALNPLPPKDKAERLTELMGGREKVMLAAGQSYLKGDYQWAAELASYLIQIDPQDAMARDIKARSFRKLGYASMNINWRNWYLMSAMELEGKLQGDEVKAMSAELRSAFLSPDMLRNFPAEVFLQNWITRVDPDKANDVHMSLAFVFPDIGEEWTLEVRRGVAQLHKGIAEGTTLRLTLDKAYLDTVMSGENGLLKGALLGDVKIGGNLLDLKTFLGCFDFSEDAIALTVR; this is encoded by the coding sequence ATGATTTCCATAAGCCGATTGGCCGTTGCTGTACTGAGCTTTAGCTGTGCTTTGGGCGCACACGCCGCACTGCCGGATGAGCAGATCAAACCGTCGATTCACCCTGAGTTAGCGGCCCATGGAAAACTATTCGCCCCCCATGTGTACAAGGTGGCGGACAGCGTGTATTCCGCTGTGGGCTGGCAGCTGGGCAACGTGGTGATGATCGAGGCGCCGGAAGGCTTGATCATCGTGGACACTGGCGAGTCGGTCAGTGAGTCGCGCAGGATCATGGCGGAGTTTCGCAAGCTCACCGACAAGCCGGTCAAGGCGGTGGTTTACACCCACTTCCACCCAGATCACATCAACGGCGTTAAGGCGTTTGTCACTGAAGAGCAGGTGAAGAGCGGTGAGGTTGAGATCATCGCCCATGACACGCTGTTGCAGAACGTGGTGGCGCAAGGGGCGCTGGTGGGGCCGATTCTGTCGGTGCGTTCCGGCTACAGCTTTGGCGTCGCTTTACCGGGGGCTGACCATGAGCAGATGAACTCGGGCATTGGCCCATTGGGCAAGGCGGAGGCGTCGAGTTTTATCGCGCCGACGCGGACCTTCAAAGATCGTCTGGATACCACCATCGCCGGGTTGGATCTGCAATTTCTGCATGTGCCCAGCGAGGCGCCGGATGAAATCGTGGTGTACCTGCCGGGCAATCGGGTGTTGGTCAGCGCAGAGGTGATCCAAGGGCCGACCTTGCCGAATATTCACACGTTGCGTGGCACGCGTTTCCGTGACCCGGTGTTGTGGGTTGAGAGCATCGATAAGCTCCGTGACTTTAAGGCTGAGCACATGGTGCCGCTGCACGGCAGGCCGGTGTCCGGTGCTGAGAAGGTGGAGGAGGTGCTGCGCATGAGCCGCGACGGCATCGCCTATATCCACGACCAGAGCGTACGTTGGATGAACAAAGGGCTGACCCCGGACGAGCTGGTTGAGAAGGTCAAACTGCCGCCTCACCTGGCCGGTTATACGCCGTATCTGCGGGAGTATTACGGCACGGTGAAACACAGCGTGCGGCAGATTTATAACGGCTATTTAGGCTGGTTCCAAGGGGACCCGGTGGCGCTAAACCCACTGCCACCCAAAGACAAGGCCGAGCGCCTGACTGAGCTGATGGGCGGGCGTGAGAAGGTGATGCTGGCGGCTGGGCAAAGTTATCTCAAAGGTGACTATCAATGGGCGGCAGAGCTGGCCAGTTACCTGATCCAGATTGACCCGCAAGACGCCATGGCCCGCGATATCAAAGCGCGCAGCTTTCGTAAGTTGGGCTACGCCAGTATGAATATCAACTGGCGCAACTGGTACCTGATGAGTGCCATGGAGCTGGAAGGCAAACTGCAAGGCGATGAAGTGAAGGCGATGTCGGCCGAGCTGCGCAGTGCATTCCTGTCACCGGACATGCTGCGTAACTTCCCGGCTGAGGTGTTTTTGCAGAACTGGATCACCCGGGTTGATCCGGATAAGGCCAACGACGTGCACATGAGTCTGGCTTTTGTCTTCCCGGATATCGGTGAGGAGTGGACTTTGGAAGTGCGTCGTGGCGTGGCTCAGCTGCACAAGGGGATTGCTGAGGGCACCACGCTCAGGCTGACCTTGGATAAGGCCTATCTGGACACTGTGATGAGCGGTGAGAACGGTTTACTGAAAGGGGCGCTGCTGGGCGATGTGAAGATCGGCGGCAATCTGTTGGATCTGAAAACCTTCCTCGGCTGCTTTGATTTCAGCGAGGACGCCATAGCGCTGACGGTGCGCTAA
- a CDS encoding integrase arm-type DNA-binding domain-containing protein, whose product MLSDLMARQAKATGKPYSLADFDGLYLYVSAIGSKVWHFRYSWLGKRERITFGGYPALSLKQARDLREEARALLAKDINPHSERKRKRHVIVLAGEHTFQTIYDKWLAHRSLSLENEGRQSTPKQIGRVFAKDVFPVLRHLTIYDVTRAHLLDIIGRVEKRGSLSVAEKLRTWFSQLFTYASVVVPNMGDNPAKDLDVVAMPLPPVENNPFLRMPELPAMLQTLRKYSGRLNTQLGLRLLLLTGVRTGELRYATPDQFDLERGLWIIPVVRLKQRKQLTKKKRQRFADIPPYIVPLSLQAQEVVRHLLGNLKPAQVYLIPGDWCLKNPLSENTLNGALKRMGYEDQLTGHGVRATISTALNELGYPPKWVDAQLSHADPDRISATYNHAEYVEQRRVMMQDWADRLDLFEQNQVEVASTHLTITLQGLPTIAGQAAAQPPALNPNAPQLIVAPAPDAPAVPASVYRLSAVHLPEYARPTLSEVQRERLQLLEIFEASHNLSVADYAKLVGKSRRWITYEIQAGNLLSIHLGHRGQRVPDWQLDPIKRKLIQAVLKLVPRGIDTWHIYHALLRPYDALGKCPVIEAVDPTNLHLAARLVAAHAIETDELAEQSEASPVLARQTVERLVKTAMLVDMPEDPVAR is encoded by the coding sequence ATGCTCTCGGACCTCATGGCTCGGCAAGCCAAGGCCACCGGCAAGCCGTACTCGCTTGCCGATTTCGACGGCCTTTACCTCTACGTCTCCGCCATCGGCAGCAAGGTATGGCACTTCCGCTATTCCTGGCTGGGCAAGCGTGAGCGCATCACCTTTGGCGGCTATCCGGCCCTCTCCTTGAAACAGGCTCGCGACTTGCGTGAAGAGGCGCGGGCGCTGCTGGCCAAGGACATCAACCCGCACTCGGAACGCAAGCGCAAACGTCACGTGATTGTCCTGGCTGGCGAGCACACCTTCCAGACCATCTACGACAAATGGCTGGCCCACCGCAGCCTCTCTCTGGAAAATGAGGGCCGCCAAAGTACGCCCAAGCAGATCGGGCGCGTCTTCGCCAAGGACGTGTTTCCCGTATTGCGCCACCTGACCATCTACGACGTCACCCGCGCCCACCTGCTGGACATCATCGGCAGAGTGGAAAAGCGTGGCTCGCTGTCGGTGGCCGAGAAGCTGCGCACCTGGTTCAGCCAGCTATTCACCTACGCCTCGGTGGTGGTGCCCAACATGGGCGACAACCCGGCCAAGGATTTGGACGTGGTGGCGATGCCGCTGCCCCCGGTGGAGAACAATCCCTTTTTGCGCATGCCCGAGCTGCCGGCAATGCTGCAGACGTTGCGCAAGTACAGCGGTCGCCTGAATACGCAACTGGGTCTACGTCTGCTGCTGCTCACGGGCGTGCGCACCGGTGAATTGCGCTACGCCACGCCCGATCAGTTTGATCTGGAGCGCGGTCTGTGGATCATCCCGGTTGTCAGGCTCAAGCAACGCAAGCAGCTCACCAAGAAGAAGCGCCAGCGTTTCGCCGACATCCCGCCATACATCGTGCCACTGTCGTTGCAGGCACAAGAGGTCGTTCGTCATTTGCTGGGAAATCTGAAGCCAGCACAGGTGTATCTTATCCCCGGTGATTGGTGCCTGAAAAACCCTCTGAGCGAGAACACGCTCAATGGCGCGCTCAAGCGTATGGGCTATGAAGACCAACTCACTGGGCATGGCGTTCGCGCCACCATCTCGACTGCGCTCAATGAATTGGGGTATCCGCCCAAGTGGGTAGACGCCCAACTTTCGCATGCCGATCCGGATCGGATCAGCGCGACCTACAACCACGCCGAGTACGTCGAGCAACGCCGCGTCATGATGCAGGACTGGGCCGACCGGCTGGACTTGTTCGAGCAGAATCAGGTCGAAGTTGCCAGCACGCACTTGACCATCACGTTGCAGGGCCTGCCCACAATCGCCGGACAGGCGGCAGCGCAGCCGCCCGCCCTGAATCCAAACGCCCCTCAGTTGATCGTTGCGCCTGCACCCGATGCACCAGCGGTTCCAGCTTCCGTCTATCGACTTTCGGCGGTGCATCTGCCCGAGTACGCGCGACCCACGCTGTCAGAGGTGCAGCGCGAGCGCTTGCAATTGCTGGAGATATTCGAGGCATCCCACAACCTGTCGGTGGCCGATTACGCCAAGCTGGTTGGCAAGTCCCGCCGCTGGATCACTTACGAGATTCAGGCCGGCAATCTCCTGTCGATCCATCTGGGTCACCGTGGGCAGCGCGTCCCGGACTGGCAACTCGACCCCATCAAGCGCAAGCTGATTCAGGCTGTCCTGAAGCTGGTGCCGCGCGGTATCGACACCTGGCACATCTATCACGCACTGCTGCGGCCATACGATGCCCTGGGCAAGTGTCCAGTCATCGAGGCCGTCGATCCGACCAACCTGCATCTTGCAGCTCGACTGGTCGCCGCACATGCCATAGAAACCGATGAGCTTGCAGAGCAATCGGAGGCGTCTCCGGTGCTGGCCAGGCAGACTGTAGAGCGCCTGGTAAAAACGGCAATGTTGGTTGATATGCCCGAAGATCCCGTCGCCCGTTGA
- a CDS encoding pseudouridine synthase — translation MRLDRLLSSQPHLNRKKVRQLLLEGRVQVDNATITDGLYNISQFNRVELNGDVLQLGKPARYFMLHKPAGVVSATEHPEHRTVLDLLDEPDKHDLHLAGRLDLNTSGLLIITNDGQWSRRLTEPRSRLGKVYRVDTEQPITQEYADVFAQGLYFAYEDLTTLPAELEILSSHQALLTLHEGRYHQVKRMFGHFQNKVIGLHRLSMGAIQLDPSLAPGQYRSLTAAEIASC, via the coding sequence ATGCGCCTGGATCGCCTGCTCAGCAGCCAACCCCACCTCAACCGCAAAAAAGTGCGCCAGCTCCTGCTGGAAGGTCGCGTGCAGGTGGATAACGCCACCATCACCGATGGCCTCTACAACATCAGCCAGTTCAACCGCGTAGAGCTGAACGGCGATGTGCTGCAACTCGGCAAACCCGCCCGCTACTTTATGCTGCACAAACCAGCTGGCGTGGTCAGCGCCACCGAACACCCCGAGCACCGCACCGTGCTGGACTTGCTGGATGAGCCGGACAAACACGACCTGCACCTGGCCGGGCGGCTGGACCTTAACACCAGCGGCCTGCTGATCATCACCAACGACGGCCAATGGTCCCGCCGCCTCACCGAACCGCGCAGCCGCTTGGGCAAGGTCTACCGCGTCGATACCGAACAGCCCATCACACAGGAATACGCCGACGTCTTCGCCCAAGGCCTGTACTTCGCCTACGAAGACCTCACCACCCTGCCCGCCGAACTGGAAATCCTCAGCAGCCACCAGGCCCTGCTCACCCTGCACGAAGGCCGCTACCACCAGGTCAAACGCATGTTCGGCCACTTCCAGAACAAGGTCATCGGCCTGCACCGTCTGAGCATGGGCGCCATCCAGCTAGACCCCAGCCTCGCCCCCGGCCAGTACCGCTCACTGACCGCCGCAGAAATCGCTAGCTGCTAA
- a CDS encoding tryptophan synthase subunit beta, producing the protein MLYAKRDEQGNLQQVETAPFAGMTEELAVDSPEAQAWYAQNSLLQLKQSDLDMIRVLEDLIDALIRKGVVRITDLPEAAQSKLIGRSKARDALGGLNRLINEDESGLI; encoded by the coding sequence ATGCTGTACGCAAAGCGCGACGAACAAGGCAATCTCCAACAGGTAGAAACAGCACCCTTCGCCGGGATGACCGAAGAGCTAGCTGTCGACAGCCCTGAAGCACAAGCCTGGTACGCCCAAAACAGCCTGCTGCAACTCAAGCAAAGTGACCTGGACATGATCCGGGTACTGGAAGACTTGATCGACGCGCTGATCCGCAAAGGCGTGGTCCGTATTACTGATCTGCCAGAAGCCGCACAAAGCAAACTGATCGGCCGAAGTAAAGCGCGGGACGCCCTCGGCGGCCTCAACCGCCTGATCAACGAAGACGAATCAGGGCTGATCTAA
- a CDS encoding enoyl-CoA hydratase/isomerase family protein: MNVQFETCAAQHGQSIGIATLDAEKSLNALSMPMIEALSAQLDKWADDPTIACVILRGNGPKAFCAGGDVVQLVQQCREHPGEVPPLARRFFEDEYRLDYRIHTYPKPLICWAHGHVLGGGMGLMQGAGIRIVTPGSRLGMPEVNIGLYPDVGGSWFLARLPGKLGLFLGLTASTINARDALDLNLADRVLLDTQQDDLIAGLSQLNWHDNPQAQLHSLLKALEDEARPSLPEAQWLPRRERIDALLDQSDVAHCWQALTALQNDEDALIARAAKTLAAGSPLTAHLVWEQIKRARHLSLAEVFRMEYAMSLNCCRHPEFPEGVRARLIDKDQKPHWHWPDVSNIASGVIDAHFQPVWDGPHPLADL; encoded by the coding sequence ATGAATGTGCAATTTGAAACCTGTGCAGCGCAGCACGGCCAGTCCATCGGCATTGCTACGCTGGATGCAGAAAAGAGCCTGAACGCCTTGTCGATGCCGATGATTGAGGCATTGAGCGCGCAGCTCGACAAGTGGGCCGACGACCCGACCATTGCCTGCGTCATCCTTCGCGGCAATGGCCCTAAAGCGTTCTGCGCCGGCGGCGACGTGGTGCAACTGGTGCAACAATGCCGCGAGCATCCCGGCGAAGTACCGCCGTTGGCGCGGCGCTTCTTCGAGGATGAATACCGCCTCGACTACCGCATCCACACCTACCCCAAACCGCTGATCTGCTGGGCCCACGGCCACGTACTGGGTGGCGGTATGGGGCTGATGCAGGGCGCAGGCATTCGCATCGTGACACCGGGCAGCCGCCTCGGCATGCCAGAAGTGAACATCGGCCTGTACCCGGATGTGGGCGGCAGTTGGTTCCTCGCTCGCCTGCCGGGCAAACTCGGCCTGTTCCTCGGCCTGACCGCCAGCACCATCAACGCCCGCGACGCGCTGGATTTGAATCTGGCAGACCGCGTTCTGCTCGACACTCAGCAAGACGACCTGATCGCAGGGCTCAGCCAACTCAACTGGCACGACAACCCACAGGCGCAGCTGCACAGCCTGCTTAAAGCCCTGGAAGATGAGGCGCGCCCATCCCTGCCGGAAGCCCAATGGCTGCCGCGCCGCGAACGCATCGACGCCCTGCTCGACCAGTCCGATGTCGCCCATTGCTGGCAAGCGCTGACCGCCCTGCAAAACGACGAAGACGCTCTGATCGCCCGCGCAGCCAAGACTCTGGCCGCAGGCTCACCGCTGACAGCTCATCTGGTTTGGGAGCAAATCAAACGTGCCCGCCACCTGTCCCTGGCCGAAGTGTTCCGCATGGAGTACGCCATGAGCCTGAACTGCTGCCGCCACCCGGAATTCCCGGAAGGTGTGCGCGCCCGCCTCATCGACAAAGACCAGAAACCACACTGGCACTGGCCGGACGTCAGCAACATCGCCAGCGGCGTCATCGACGCACACTTCCAACCCGTATGGGACGGCCCACATCCCTTAGCGGACCTGTAA